From a region of the Latilactobacillus sakei genome:
- a CDS encoding penicillin-binding protein — MKKKKINIALTICVLVLGVSLTFYFRRQFVRQAQALSNVQTQLKLTKKQLDIQRAKVNRNDIDDRVVNELTTPEQEYLKQQLATNNFSGTILIVRHNHVIYQGGRGYANSEQFTTPKTTYQIGSVQKSLTAALVMKAVEKGQLKLTDRLSRFYPQIPNADRITLQMMLDMRSGLFETTAPKVVQTDAQRLQFALKHLQVKKIGQHAYSPVNYVLLAGILEQVTHKSYNYLMKQQIITPLGLQSFNFMPNFTDPQHATAYAYQKNGAYGAEIEDPAYIYTRELGTGNLYATASSLYQVEEAIVQGRVFKAKYLQQLRHTNNGQYSGGVYNYRDYFTSHGIEAGFESHVQMAQNGASGIILLSNQYKSTPSLVTMSKQIYQRLLV, encoded by the coding sequence ATGAAGAAAAAGAAAATTAATATCGCTTTAACGATTTGTGTTTTAGTATTAGGGGTCAGTTTAACTTTTTATTTTAGAAGACAGTTTGTTCGTCAGGCCCAGGCTTTATCCAACGTGCAAACGCAATTGAAGTTAACTAAAAAACAATTAGATATTCAGCGTGCCAAAGTCAACAGAAACGATATCGATGATCGGGTTGTTAACGAGTTAACGACACCCGAACAAGAATATCTAAAGCAACAGTTAGCAACTAATAATTTTAGTGGCACCATTTTAATCGTCCGCCATAACCATGTCATTTATCAAGGTGGTCGTGGATACGCAAATAGTGAACAATTTACGACGCCTAAAACGACTTATCAAATTGGTTCGGTACAGAAATCACTTACCGCAGCACTTGTCATGAAGGCTGTTGAAAAGGGGCAATTAAAATTAACAGATCGACTAAGTCGATTTTACCCTCAGATCCCTAACGCTGATAGAATTACATTACAAATGATGTTGGACATGCGTTCGGGCCTTTTTGAAACCACTGCACCTAAGGTGGTTCAAACCGATGCACAGCGTCTACAATTTGCCCTGAAGCATCTACAGGTAAAGAAGATTGGGCAACATGCTTATTCACCGGTTAATTATGTCTTGTTGGCGGGTATTCTAGAGCAGGTTACGCATAAAAGTTATAATTACTTAATGAAGCAACAAATCATTACACCGTTAGGCTTACAATCATTTAATTTCATGCCTAACTTTACAGACCCACAACATGCGACTGCTTACGCCTACCAAAAAAACGGAGCGTACGGTGCAGAAATAGAAGATCCAGCCTATATCTATACGCGTGAACTAGGGACCGGCAACCTCTATGCAACTGCTAGCAGTTTGTATCAAGTGGAAGAAGCGATTGTGCAAGGTAGGGTCTTTAAAGCGAAGTACTTACAGCAATTACGACACACTAACAATGGACAATATTCAGGTGGCGTTTATAATTATCGTGATTATTTCACTAGTCACGGTATTGAAGCGGGTTTTGAAAGCCATGTTCAGATGGCTCAAAATGGAGCATCAGGGATTATTTTGCTATCCAACCAATATAAATCGACTCCGTCGTTAGTCACGATGAGTAAACAAATTTATCAACGATTGCTAGTCTAA
- a CDS encoding YitT family protein has protein sequence MRLSNLKQTMLQMGLILIALEIIAIGIQLFFAPHEVAAGGATGVGILLEELMGWRISTVVLVINIGMLILAYFLLDKKTTLRILFGSFMLPVCLAITPQAMVVEDKLLAIIIGSVVYAAGIALLYRIDASSGGSTVPPLIFKKYFNIKPALSLLVVDLLVCFANVFVSGFETFMLATCSSILTLITMNYIETGLNRKKVLYVMSNEQLATIKEHLVEEADVGVTIFDVTGGYSNEDKQMLMLVVENQAYQHIINKIHEVDPLAFTIVGNIAEVRGGSL, from the coding sequence ATGCGTTTATCAAATTTGAAACAGACGATGCTGCAAATGGGTTTAATCTTAATTGCGTTAGAAATAATTGCGATTGGGATTCAACTTTTCTTTGCCCCCCACGAAGTAGCAGCCGGTGGGGCAACCGGTGTGGGAATTTTATTAGAGGAATTAATGGGCTGGCGAATTTCGACAGTGGTCTTGGTGATCAACATTGGGATGTTGATCTTAGCTTATTTTCTCCTCGATAAAAAAACCACGTTAAGAATTCTCTTTGGTAGTTTTATGTTACCAGTTTGTTTGGCCATCACCCCACAGGCGATGGTGGTTGAAGATAAGCTGTTGGCGATTATTATCGGGAGTGTGGTGTATGCTGCCGGAATCGCCTTGTTATATCGAATTGATGCATCTAGTGGCGGGTCAACCGTGCCACCGTTAATCTTTAAGAAGTATTTCAATATCAAACCAGCATTAAGCTTGTTGGTCGTTGATTTATTAGTTTGTTTTGCCAATGTTTTTGTTTCTGGTTTCGAAACCTTTATGTTAGCGACTTGTTCATCGATTCTGACATTGATTACGATGAATTACATCGAAACGGGCCTTAACCGAAAAAAAGTGCTCTACGTGATGAGCAACGAACAATTAGCAACTATTAAAGAACATCTGGTTGAAGAAGCTGATGTCGGCGTGACAATTTTTGACGTAACAGGTGGTTACTCTAACGAAGACAAGCAAATGTTGATGTTAGTGGTCGAAAATCAGGCTTACCAACACATCATTAATAAAATTCACGAAGTGGACCCGCTAGCATTTACGATAGTTGGTAACATAGCAGAAGTCCGCGGTGGCAGTTTATAA
- a CDS encoding 2-Cys peroxiredoxin: MQITRHDQPLETIGTPPKVGEQLPAFELVDAHNQTRSTQELLGKRTLISIVPDINTRVCSIQTKHFNQAVDQFTDINFYTVSTNTVEQQQAWCAAEGVQLMQLLSDEALSFGKALNLYVPSNNTLQRSILIVEADGTISYEELIVEQTDEPNYAAALAFLKAAH; encoded by the coding sequence ATGCAAATTACAAGACACGACCAACCACTCGAGACAATTGGGACACCACCTAAAGTTGGTGAGCAATTACCTGCTTTTGAACTGGTCGATGCCCACAACCAAACACGATCAACCCAAGAATTATTGGGTAAGCGAACATTAATTAGTATTGTACCTGATATCAATACACGTGTTTGCAGCATTCAAACCAAGCATTTTAACCAAGCCGTTGATCAATTTACAGATATCAACTTCTACACCGTTTCAACCAATACCGTTGAACAACAACAAGCCTGGTGTGCCGCTGAAGGTGTTCAACTGATGCAACTGCTCTCCGATGAAGCCTTAAGTTTTGGTAAGGCCCTCAATTTATATGTGCCTAGCAACAATACCTTACAACGGTCAATTTTAATTGTCGAAGCAGATGGCACAATTAGCTACGAAGAATTAATCGTTGAACAAACTGACGAACCGAACTATGCAGCGGCACTTGCATTTTTAAAAGCAGCACACTAA
- a CDS encoding aspartate racemase produces the protein MKQFFTVLGGMGTAATESYIRLLNQRTPTTKDQDFLNYIVVNHATIPDRSTYLMDHSQPSPEPDLLEDIQQQSLLKPAFFVIACNTAHYFYDDLQAAASAPIIHMPRETVKSIQTTYPEAKRIGILGTKGTVTDGIYDEALLAEGYEVVKPSLDLQERTMDLIFNDIKGQSQMKPEKYHAILAEMQTQCDAIILGCTELSLAQEWAPDHDFPVVDSQSVLVDRSIELGLKLREK, from the coding sequence ATGAAACAGTTTTTTACAGTGCTTGGCGGTATGGGAACGGCGGCAACCGAAAGTTATATCAGACTTCTTAATCAACGGACACCAACGACTAAGGATCAAGATTTCTTGAATTATATCGTGGTTAACCACGCAACGATTCCTGATCGGTCAACATATTTAATGGACCATAGTCAACCAAGTCCGGAACCTGATTTATTGGAAGATATCCAACAACAAAGTCTTTTGAAACCAGCCTTTTTCGTGATTGCCTGCAACACAGCACATTATTTTTACGACGACTTGCAAGCGGCTGCCTCAGCACCGATTATTCATATGCCGCGGGAGACGGTCAAGAGTATTCAAACGACGTATCCAGAGGCCAAGCGAATTGGTATCTTGGGGACTAAAGGGACCGTCACTGATGGCATCTATGATGAAGCGTTGTTAGCTGAAGGTTATGAAGTGGTGAAACCTAGTCTTGATTTGCAAGAACGGACAATGGATTTGATTTTCAATGATATCAAGGGTCAATCACAGATGAAACCTGAAAAATATCATGCTATTTTAGCGGAAATGCAAACACAATGCGACGCGATTATTTTGGGTTGTACAGAATTATCACTGGCACAAGAATGGGCACCTGACCACGATTTTCCAGTAGTTGATTCACAATCTGTTTTAGTAGATCGGTCGATTGAATTAGGCCTTAAGTTACGTGAAAAGTGA
- a CDS encoding guanylate kinase: MVEKQLLVITGATGSGKTTVSHWLTKMYQIPQVVTHTTRPKRHNEVDGVDYYFETEASLAQKHLIESVTYSGYQYGSSYEALDLAWDKSPLISLVVDTKGAQTYLETFGKQVTVLFLTVSEATALISRLEKRNDSPEAIQKRIASAEFKRDLMVSGPLHDQAQIIVNDDWQATQKTLTAIIEQLRQA, translated from the coding sequence ATGGTAGAAAAACAGTTACTAGTAATTACAGGCGCCACCGGTAGTGGTAAAACAACGGTTAGTCATTGGCTAACTAAAATGTACCAAATTCCCCAAGTCGTAACGCATACGACGCGGCCTAAACGGCATAACGAAGTCGATGGGGTAGATTACTATTTTGAAACTGAAGCCTCACTCGCCCAAAAACACTTGATTGAATCTGTAACCTATTCAGGTTATCAATATGGTTCTTCATATGAAGCGCTCGACTTAGCATGGGATAAGTCACCACTAATTAGCTTGGTCGTGGATACCAAAGGGGCCCAGACTTATCTGGAAACTTTTGGTAAACAAGTCACGGTCTTGTTTTTAACCGTGTCGGAAGCAACAGCTCTAATTAGTCGTTTAGAAAAGCGTAACGATTCACCAGAAGCTATTCAAAAACGGATTGCGAGTGCGGAATTTAAACGCGATTTAATGGTGTCAGGGCCGTTACATGATCAAGCACAAATTATTGTGAATGATGATTGGCAAGCAACGCAAAAGACATTAACGGCAATTATTGAACAGTTACGACAAGCATAA
- a CDS encoding MFS transporter produces MKTITAHSQHRLTSYQSKVVASTTAGFGLENMDVMFLSFALSSIIAELHLSGTQAGLIATITNIGMLLGGVFFGVLADRIGRIKTFTYTIFIFAFATAAMYFANSLTLIYFCRFLAGIGAGGEYGIGMTVLAESFPKKQLGRVSSYVGVAGQLGAIAASLLAAWVLPQYGWHALFLFGLFPVIITFFIRHHLVESRNFDTDQARPKGQIKALFKTRQLTHQTLALMVMAVVQIAGYFGLMNWLPTMMQQQLHLSMAGSSTWMLATIVGMSAGMLTFGWILDRIGPRVAFSGFLLASAAGVYVLTLPKNMTGLLIVGALVGYFSNGMFAGYGAIVSRLYPAEVRATANNVIMNVGRCVGGFSSVIIGWLLDHYSILIVMLFISTLYLISFVVMLTVQNLKAERYFNHL; encoded by the coding sequence ATGAAAACTATCACGGCACACAGCCAACATCGATTAACAAGCTACCAGTCTAAGGTGGTCGCCTCGACGACCGCCGGGTTCGGACTCGAAAACATGGACGTTATGTTCTTGTCTTTCGCCTTATCGTCCATCATCGCTGAGTTACACCTCAGCGGTACCCAAGCAGGACTGATCGCAACGATTACTAATATCGGGATGTTGTTAGGTGGCGTTTTTTTTGGCGTTTTAGCCGATCGTATCGGGCGCATTAAGACATTCACCTACACGATTTTTATCTTCGCCTTTGCCACGGCAGCAATGTATTTCGCAAATTCACTGACCCTCATCTACTTTTGTCGCTTTTTAGCCGGGATTGGCGCCGGTGGTGAATATGGGATTGGCATGACCGTTCTTGCGGAAAGCTTTCCCAAAAAGCAACTCGGGCGCGTTTCGTCATACGTCGGTGTTGCCGGTCAATTAGGGGCGATTGCCGCCTCACTCTTAGCCGCTTGGGTATTACCCCAATACGGCTGGCACGCACTATTTCTATTCGGGTTATTCCCAGTGATTATCACCTTCTTCATTCGGCATCATTTAGTCGAAAGTCGCAACTTTGACACCGACCAAGCACGACCTAAAGGCCAAATTAAGGCGCTCTTCAAAACGCGTCAATTAACACACCAAACGTTAGCTTTAATGGTCATGGCAGTCGTTCAAATCGCTGGGTACTTCGGGTTAATGAACTGGTTACCAACAATGATGCAACAACAGTTACACCTCAGTATGGCTGGCTCTTCAACCTGGATGCTCGCAACGATTGTCGGGATGTCAGCCGGGATGTTAACCTTTGGTTGGATTCTCGATCGTATCGGCCCCCGTGTTGCTTTTAGCGGCTTCTTACTCGCTTCTGCAGCCGGCGTCTATGTGTTGACCTTACCTAAAAATATGACCGGCCTCCTGATTGTCGGCGCGCTTGTCGGCTATTTTTCAAACGGGATGTTTGCCGGCTATGGGGCGATTGTTAGTCGCCTCTACCCCGCCGAAGTTCGGGCAACTGCCAATAACGTCATCATGAATGTTGGTCGCTGTGTCGGTGGGTTTTCAAGCGTCATTATCGGTTGGTTACTGGATCACTATTCCATTCTAATCGTTATGTTATTCATCTCGACGCTCTATTTAATCAGTTTCGTCGTGATGCTCACCGTCCAAAATTTAAAAGCAGAACGCTATTTTAACCATCTGTAA
- a CDS encoding MarR family transcriptional regulator: MTTLSNDLFQTFNKVIHHYRHYYGMQFSSHHKSVSQIRILKLLHHQNGQMQSTLAQTLAIRPSSLTECLNKLAAKDYIKRQSDEHDKRVTHVFITPAGRAIIQEAFDGRDEFTETLFSSLSSEEQATLNQLLTKLEHTLSDTQNFDFMAEFKERLHHTKL; the protein is encoded by the coding sequence ATGACGACACTTAGCAACGATCTTTTCCAGACCTTTAATAAAGTCATTCATCACTATCGCCATTATTATGGTATGCAATTTTCATCCCATCATAAATCGGTCAGTCAAATTCGCATTTTAAAATTACTCCATCACCAAAATGGGCAAATGCAAAGCACGCTTGCCCAAACCTTGGCGATTCGCCCCTCTTCGTTGACGGAATGCCTCAATAAGTTAGCTGCCAAAGATTATATCAAACGTCAATCTGATGAACACGACAAACGTGTAACCCACGTTTTTATTACACCAGCCGGTCGCGCCATTATCCAAGAAGCTTTTGATGGTCGCGATGAATTTACAGAAACCCTATTCAGCAGCCTTTCAAGTGAAGAACAAGCGACCCTTAATCAGCTCCTCACCAAATTAGAGCACACCTTATCGGATACTCAAAATTTCGATTTTATGGCTGAATTTAAAGAACGTTTGCACCACACTAAACTTTAA
- the lepB gene encoding signal peptidase I, with translation MSNKAKEFWKSTLQIVLLAAVMVGISQLLLTFVISNEQVFGPSMQPNFTQNDRVIALRHAKLKRGDVVILKAPDAKGEFYIKRIVGMPGDTVRFDRDQLYINGKKVSEPYLKEYKADFSTYLAGSDYFTLNPKTNGPTFDLKDILGQKKVPAHHYFVMGDNRTVSKDSRYKEVGFISDDASAYNGIQGVVKLRYWPITKFKIY, from the coding sequence ATGTCAAATAAAGCAAAAGAATTTTGGAAATCAACATTACAAATTGTCCTATTAGCCGCTGTCATGGTGGGTATTTCACAGTTATTATTAACTTTCGTGATTTCCAATGAACAAGTTTTTGGACCTTCAATGCAACCAAACTTTACACAAAATGATCGGGTCATCGCGCTGCGCCACGCCAAACTCAAACGAGGCGATGTCGTCATTCTCAAAGCACCTGACGCTAAAGGGGAATTCTACATCAAACGAATCGTCGGGATGCCTGGCGATACGGTTCGATTCGATCGCGATCAATTATATATCAACGGTAAAAAAGTCAGCGAGCCTTACCTTAAGGAATATAAGGCTGATTTTTCAACCTACCTCGCTGGTTCAGATTACTTCACGCTCAATCCCAAAACAAACGGCCCCACTTTCGATCTCAAAGATATTTTAGGTCAAAAGAAAGTCCCCGCCCATCACTACTTCGTCATGGGTGATAACCGGACCGTTTCTAAGGATAGTCGTTACAAAGAAGTCGGCTTCATCAGTGATGATGCCTCAGCTTATAACGGAATCCAAGGCGTCGTTAAGTTACGCTACTGGCCAATTACGAAATTTAAAATCTATTAG
- a CDS encoding aryl-sulfate sulfotransferase — protein MKKRLKQGTVILLGVILVGLLLFKLVGSSSLFNKNILSTSQIIKNIGSQTIKTRQTRQEKLTATYKKALNSDQYTSAKPYVKVNPYGTSPLSALVLFKTDTATKVTVEVVGKTAKTSIKSEVGKTYTKSHTISVLGLYANYQNKVRLTLTDKAGHKTYQTIIVKTAALPKAIASMSLKVKKADKTQMSIGNSSLTFLVRSTQYPVGVDADGEIRWYSTNYVQHIFKVLSNGHLLYLTKPDNKDLVYNDLLETDFMGRVYREYQFSTETRNNESANDKTETTIIHHDAIELPNHNLLLTVSDGGSKYVEDTMVELSRKTGKVVKVIDLKRLLPAALYETYKATKRSDGKLDWFHQNSIDYDTSDDSIVISSRNQDLVMKLDYKTSKIKWLFSSKSASKWPLKYRKLLLKAADSQTTFTGGQHAATIWPTGEADQKQLVLFNNNMAVSNGDQKTSGKYSEGVSYLIDEQDKTIKKTWSYGKTLGKTNFSEVIGCTRKLTNGDYLIDFGFNDQGKTSHIVEVDPKTNKEVYNLTFTNFTTIGYAYRAERFSLYSQNYQFKL, from the coding sequence ATGAAAAAACGTCTGAAACAAGGGACCGTCATTCTGCTAGGCGTTATCTTAGTGGGACTACTCCTTTTTAAATTAGTAGGCAGTTCATCGTTATTTAACAAGAATATATTGAGTACGTCTCAGATTATCAAGAACATTGGTAGTCAGACAATCAAGACGCGACAAACGCGTCAGGAAAAATTAACGGCGACTTATAAAAAGGCACTTAACTCGGATCAATATACGAGCGCTAAGCCGTATGTTAAAGTCAATCCTTATGGCACGTCACCACTGAGTGCATTAGTGTTATTTAAAACTGACACTGCGACTAAGGTCACGGTAGAAGTGGTGGGGAAAACGGCTAAAACAAGTATTAAGAGTGAAGTTGGCAAAACCTACACCAAGAGTCACACTATTTCGGTTTTAGGGCTTTATGCGAACTATCAAAATAAGGTGCGCTTAACATTGACGGATAAAGCGGGCCATAAGACGTATCAAACAATTATTGTCAAAACTGCCGCTTTACCAAAAGCAATTGCTTCGATGTCACTGAAGGTCAAAAAAGCGGATAAGACGCAGATGTCAATTGGCAATAGTAGTCTAACCTTCCTTGTGCGTTCAACACAATATCCAGTTGGTGTGGATGCGGATGGTGAAATTCGGTGGTATTCAACCAACTATGTCCAACATATTTTTAAAGTACTCAGCAACGGACATCTTCTTTATTTAACGAAACCCGATAATAAAGATTTAGTCTACAATGATTTGTTGGAAACTGACTTTATGGGACGTGTTTATCGCGAATACCAATTCTCGACAGAAACGCGTAACAATGAATCAGCAAACGACAAAACCGAAACCACCATTATTCACCATGATGCGATTGAATTACCAAACCACAACTTATTACTGACAGTTTCGGATGGTGGTTCAAAATACGTTGAGGATACGATGGTCGAGTTATCCCGAAAGACGGGGAAAGTGGTCAAAGTGATCGATTTGAAGCGACTTTTACCAGCTGCGCTCTATGAGACCTATAAGGCAACTAAACGCTCTGATGGCAAGTTAGATTGGTTCCATCAAAATTCGATCGATTATGATACCAGCGATGATAGTATCGTCATTTCAAGTCGCAATCAGGATTTAGTCATGAAACTAGACTACAAGACATCTAAAATTAAGTGGTTATTCAGTAGTAAATCGGCTAGCAAGTGGCCGTTGAAGTACCGCAAACTATTGTTGAAAGCTGCCGACAGCCAAACAACCTTTACGGGTGGGCAACACGCCGCCACAATTTGGCCGACCGGCGAAGCGGACCAGAAACAACTGGTGTTATTCAACAATAATATGGCCGTTTCAAATGGCGATCAGAAGACGTCTGGCAAATATTCTGAGGGTGTCAGCTACTTAATCGACGAACAGGATAAGACGATTAAGAAGACCTGGTCCTACGGTAAAACATTGGGTAAAACGAATTTTAGTGAAGTAATCGGCTGTACACGCAAATTAACGAACGGTGATTACTTGATTGATTTTGGCTTTAACGATCAAGGCAAGACCAGTCATATCGTAGAGGTCGATCCCAAAACTAACAAAGAGGTCTATAATTTGACGTTTACCAATTTTACGACAATCGGTTATGCTTATCGGGCCGAACGGTTCTCTCTATATAGTCAGAATTATCAATTTAAGTTATGA
- a CDS encoding transcriptional repressor, translating to MSEMTTALAVLKANGFKITKQRREMLTYLAQYENHYIPVTQIDDHMRSIFPGMSHDTIYRNIKDFEQLGLVEQQTEGEQAHVKYQCDFEHRHHHHFICRNCGKVIELKMCPLDFFSDQLPNCQVEGHQFELYGLCEDCQENE from the coding sequence ATGAGTGAAATGACGACGGCGCTGGCCGTTTTAAAAGCAAACGGGTTTAAAATCACAAAGCAACGTCGCGAAATGTTGACTTATTTAGCGCAATACGAAAATCATTATATTCCAGTGACTCAAATTGACGATCATATGCGGTCGATTTTTCCAGGGATGAGTCACGATACCATTTATCGTAATATTAAAGATTTTGAACAGCTTGGCTTAGTCGAGCAACAAACTGAAGGCGAACAGGCCCACGTGAAGTATCAGTGTGATTTTGAACATCGTCATCATCATCACTTTATTTGTCGCAATTGTGGCAAGGTGATTGAATTGAAGATGTGTCCACTGGATTTTTTCAGTGATCAACTCCCCAACTGCCAAGTTGAAGGCCATCAATTTGAGTTATACGGTCTTTGTGAAGACTGTCAAGAAAATGAGTAG
- a CDS encoding phosphoglycerate mutase, whose protein sequence is MANLVIVRHGESVANQLKTYTGWSDVALTAKGQQQAQQVGQQIKDAGFQFSHVHTSLLKRAILTSYIVLEELDQLALPMTKSWRLNERHYGALRGLNKDTTRTVFGVHQVARWRRSYTAVPPLLIRSSTARRYRLVPRQSRPRGESLAQATQRLLPYWQDQVVPGLLAGQDQLIVAHGSTLRALIKVIEQISDQAIDGVEVANGEALYYQFGTDLTVLKKGRLALGSEADEEKEN, encoded by the coding sequence ATGGCGAATTTAGTAATTGTTAGACACGGCGAGAGTGTTGCTAATCAACTGAAGACCTATACCGGTTGGTCGGACGTGGCGCTCACTGCAAAAGGGCAACAACAAGCCCAGCAAGTCGGACAGCAGATAAAAGACGCTGGCTTTCAATTTAGTCACGTGCACACGTCTTTATTAAAACGGGCAATTTTGACCAGTTACATTGTTTTAGAAGAACTCGATCAACTGGCGTTACCAATGACCAAGAGTTGGCGCTTGAATGAACGACATTACGGGGCTTTGCGTGGCTTGAACAAAGACACGACGAGAACCGTTTTTGGTGTCCACCAAGTAGCGCGGTGGCGCCGGAGTTATACAGCAGTGCCACCACTTTTAATTCGCTCATCGACAGCGCGCCGCTATCGCTTAGTGCCGCGCCAAAGTCGGCCTCGCGGTGAAAGTTTGGCGCAAGCGACTCAACGGTTATTGCCTTATTGGCAAGATCAAGTGGTGCCGGGCCTATTAGCTGGGCAAGATCAGCTGATTGTCGCGCACGGCTCGACTTTGCGGGCTTTGATTAAAGTCATCGAACAAATTTCGGATCAGGCCATTGATGGGGTCGAAGTTGCAAACGGCGAAGCGCTCTATTATCAATTTGGCACGGATTTAACAGTACTTAAGAAGGGACGACTAGCACTGGGTAGTGAAGCAGATGAAGAAAAAGAAAATTAA
- a CDS encoding cell surface protein, translating to MAFHTPPIVPPAAIISLIIAMSATNVVVNTVKPVANIKTEQKTSVSESSQSGVSSSQSVSHSESNETTSAQSSSEPEESVSSSASSTATSTDQEQSSTEHTTETSSSDMTDTTQNDEPTDSNDTTSDNQTTTNNSSSTASSTATVPNTAKATSGSATQ from the coding sequence ATGGCATTTCATACGCCCCCAATCGTGCCGCCAGCAGCGATTATTTCATTAATTATTGCGATGAGCGCCACGAACGTCGTTGTTAATACTGTTAAACCGGTCGCTAATATTAAGACGGAGCAAAAGACGTCCGTTTCAGAAAGCTCACAAAGTGGTGTAAGCAGTAGTCAATCAGTGAGCCATTCAGAAAGTAATGAGACAACAAGTGCACAATCATCTAGCGAACCAGAAGAATCAGTATCAAGTAGCGCATCATCAACGGCAACGTCGACAGATCAAGAACAATCAAGTACAGAACATACGACGGAAACTAGCTCAAGTGACATGACTGATACAACGCAAAATGATGAACCAACCGATTCAAACGATACAACCAGCGATAATCAAACAACAACTAATAACAGTAGTAGCACAGCATCATCAACGGCAACGGTCCCTAATACGGCTAAAGCTACTAGTGGTAGTGCAACGCAATAG
- a CDS encoding carboxylate--amine ligase, whose protein sequence is MPTIEANFTPVLLGSDFNVYGMARSFYELTGKPVQAYAGAELAPTRYTKIVDVEITPGFSEDPVFIEKMRDLILKYQTHTEPVILIGCGDGYAELIAKHKTELEAAFICPYIDYDLLKRLNNKENFYQVCEEFDLPYPKTKTITQQMVLDGQVDQPFGYPVALKPANSVEWLDVHFEGRKKAFRIQSQAEFDMIIKKIYDNGYTSDLILQDFIPGDDSRMRVLNAYVDQNHQVKMMCLGHPLLEDPAPSAIGNYVAIMPEYNETIYKQIQTFLEAIKFTGYANFDMKYDERDQTYKLFEINLRQGRSSFFVTLNGYNLAQWVVKDYVTGELKDQATVYANKDNDQAALWLGVSKGVFEKYARDNEDKTKALALIKAGRYGTTFQYAKDNNPKRWLLTQWMLHNYRKNFARYFKENKG, encoded by the coding sequence ATGCCAACAATTGAAGCTAATTTTACACCCGTATTACTCGGTAGTGATTTTAATGTTTATGGAATGGCACGCTCATTCTATGAATTAACAGGAAAACCCGTACAAGCTTATGCCGGCGCGGAGCTTGCACCAACGCGCTATACAAAAATCGTGGACGTGGAAATCACACCCGGTTTCAGTGAAGATCCCGTCTTCATTGAAAAGATGCGCGACTTAATTTTAAAATATCAAACACACACAGAACCAGTGATCTTAATTGGTTGTGGTGATGGTTACGCTGAATTAATTGCTAAACATAAAACAGAATTAGAAGCCGCCTTTATTTGTCCTTACATCGATTATGATTTATTAAAACGTTTGAATAACAAAGAAAACTTCTACCAAGTCTGCGAAGAATTCGATTTGCCTTATCCTAAGACGAAAACAATTACGCAACAAATGGTGCTTGATGGTCAAGTGGACCAACCTTTTGGCTACCCAGTGGCGTTAAAACCCGCTAACTCAGTTGAATGGTTAGATGTTCATTTTGAAGGTCGTAAAAAAGCATTCCGGATTCAATCACAAGCTGAATTCGATATGATTATTAAAAAAATCTACGATAATGGCTACACATCAGACTTGATTTTACAAGACTTCATCCCCGGGGATGACAGTCGGATGCGTGTTTTAAATGCCTATGTTGACCAAAATCACCAAGTGAAAATGATGTGTTTAGGTCATCCATTATTGGAGGATCCCGCACCATCAGCAATCGGGAATTACGTGGCCATTATGCCAGAATACAATGAGACAATCTACAAACAAATTCAAACTTTCTTGGAAGCCATCAAGTTCACAGGTTATGCCAACTTTGATATGAAGTACGATGAACGCGATCAAACTTACAAGTTATTTGAAATTAACTTACGTCAAGGGCGGAGTAGCTTCTTTGTCACATTGAATGGGTACAACTTGGCACAATGGGTTGTTAAGGATTACGTGACAGGCGAATTGAAGGACCAAGCAACGGTTTATGCCAATAAAGACAATGATCAAGCAGCGCTTTGGTTAGGTGTTTCAAAGGGTGTCTTTGAAAAATACGCCCGTGATAACGAAGATAAAACAAAAGCTTTAGCCTTAATTAAAGCTGGTCGTTATGGCACGACTTTCCAATATGCAAAAGATAACAACCCTAAACGTTGGCTATTAACGCAATGGATGTTACACAATTATCGTAAGAATTTCGCACGTTATTTTAAAGAAAATAAAGGGTGA